Proteins encoded in a region of the Dorea longicatena genome:
- a CDS encoding mechanosensitive ion channel family protein has product MTDTTTITDTTQEVTEATQQAVKQVNQITQYLQDSIPGLITFGLEVLAALVAFFIGRLVIKWIRKIVRRSFERSEADKGVEQFVDSLLKYGLYGILIFCLISSLGFDTTSVAALLASSGVAIGLALQGSLSNFAGGVLILLLKPFVVGDYIIEDTNGKEGTVKEIQIFYTKLSTIDNKTIVIPNGMLTNNSITNATAKDERQLDLRVGISYNADIKKAKSMIEKLLSEDASILKEEQMNVFVNDLADSAVVLGIRAWVKNEEYWATRWRLLEEIKVELDENGIEIPYPQVTVHMKEDK; this is encoded by the coding sequence ATGACAGATACAACAACGATCACAGATACGACTCAGGAAGTGACCGAAGCTACCCAGCAGGCGGTAAAACAGGTAAATCAGATTACCCAATATCTGCAGGACAGTATTCCGGGACTGATTACATTTGGACTGGAAGTGCTGGCGGCACTGGTTGCTTTCTTTATCGGAAGACTGGTGATAAAGTGGATCAGGAAGATTGTGAGGCGTTCATTTGAACGTTCGGAAGCAGATAAAGGAGTTGAACAGTTTGTAGACTCACTTTTGAAATATGGATTGTACGGGATTCTGATCTTTTGCCTGATCTCCAGTCTTGGATTTGATACTACATCGGTGGCGGCGTTACTGGCATCCAGTGGTGTGGCTATCGGTCTTGCGTTACAGGGAAGTCTTTCCAATTTTGCGGGAGGCGTGCTGATTCTTCTGTTAAAGCCATTTGTGGTAGGGGATTATATTATTGAAGATACGAATGGAAAAGAAGGAACAGTAAAAGAAATTCAGATCTTTTATACAAAATTAAGTACGATTGACAATAAGACCATCGTAATCCCGAATGGAATGCTGACGAATAACAGTATCACCAATGCAACGGCAAAAGACGAAAGACAACTGGATCTGCGGGTAGGCATTTCTTATAATGCCGATATCAAAAAGGCAAAATCAATGATCGAAAAGCTGTTGTCGGAAGATGCAAGTATTCTAAAAGAAGAACAGATGAATGTCTTTGTAAATGATCTTGCGGACAGTGCAGTCGTGCTCGGTATCCGTGCCTGGGTGAAGAACGAAGAGTACTGGGCGACCAGATGGAGACTGCTGGAAGAAATTAAAGTGGAACTGGATGAGAATGGAATTGAGATTCCATATCCACAAGTGACGGTGCACATGAAAGAGGATAAATAG
- the pgeF gene encoding peptidoglycan editing factor PgeF produces the protein MSLGLQYKNQEHIFDEKTVDGVPFLSYPMLEETGIVHHGFSTKLGGVSKGCWATMNISTTRGDDPEDVEENQRRIARAIGVKPEDMTFTNQTHTTNVAVVRAEDKGRRFMETDGMITNVPGICLVTFYADCVPLYFVDPVKKAIGLSHSGWRGTVGKIGKVTVELMQKTYGSDPKDILAAIGPSICQDCYEVSEDVIVKFQKSFEEKYWPELFYQKENGKYQLNLWKANELVFEEAGILKKHIAVTNVCTHCNPDILFSHRTTGNKRGNLSAFLALK, from the coding sequence ATGAGTCTTGGATTACAGTATAAAAATCAGGAACATATATTTGATGAAAAAACAGTAGATGGGGTTCCGTTTCTGAGTTATCCAATGTTAGAAGAAACGGGAATCGTGCATCATGGATTTTCTACAAAACTCGGAGGTGTCAGCAAGGGATGCTGGGCAACTATGAACATCAGCACAACAAGAGGCGATGATCCGGAAGATGTTGAGGAAAACCAGAGAAGGATTGCAAGAGCCATCGGAGTAAAGCCGGAAGATATGACGTTTACCAACCAGACACATACAACAAATGTGGCGGTAGTAAGAGCAGAGGACAAGGGAAGACGTTTTATGGAAACGGACGGAATGATCACAAATGTACCGGGAATCTGTCTGGTGACATTTTATGCGGATTGCGTACCACTGTATTTTGTAGATCCTGTGAAAAAAGCGATCGGACTGTCGCATTCGGGCTGGAGAGGAACGGTTGGAAAGATCGGAAAAGTAACAGTGGAACTGATGCAAAAAACATATGGTTCGGATCCTAAAGACATACTTGCGGCCATTGGTCCGTCTATATGTCAGGACTGTTACGAGGTAAGTGAAGATGTAATTGTAAAATTTCAGAAAAGCTTTGAAGAAAAATACTGGCCAGAATTATTCTATCAGAAAGAAAACGGTAAATATCAGTTGAACCTGTGGAAAGCAAATGAATTGGTATTCGAGGAAGCCGGAATTTTGAAGAAGCATATTGCTGTGACAAATGTGTGTACACACTGTAACCCGGATATTCTGTTTTCACATCGCACAACGGGAAATAAAAGAGGAAATCTAAGTGCATTTCTGGCACTGAAATAA
- a CDS encoding YraN family protein, translating into MAGSKRGQRRNNRETGSYYERMAGVYLTEKGYEILEYNYRCKLGEIDIIARDGDYLVFCEVKYRADDRKGTPAEAVDYAKQRVISKSALYYMTVNGIDEIPCRFDVVSIEDDRIILYQNAFDYVEI; encoded by the coding sequence ATGGCAGGGTCGAAAAGAGGACAAAGACGAAATAACCGTGAAACCGGAAGTTATTATGAAAGAATGGCAGGAGTATATCTGACAGAAAAAGGATATGAAATTCTGGAATATAATTATCGGTGCAAACTCGGAGAAATCGATATAATAGCCAGAGATGGCGATTATCTGGTGTTTTGCGAGGTGAAGTACCGGGCAGATGACCGGAAAGGAACTCCGGCAGAGGCGGTAGATTATGCCAAACAGAGAGTTATCTCAAAAAGTGCACTTTATTATATGACGGTGAATGGAATAGATGAAATCCCGTGCAGGTTTGATGTAGTAAGTATAGAAGATGACAGGATCATTTTATATCAGAATGCATTTGATTATGTGGAAATATAG
- a CDS encoding ribonuclease HII: MNKREEEKLKRQQEKLKKELERTEAMSVYEKEHSDCQYICGIDEVGRGPFAGPVVAGAVILPKDDPILYLNDSKKLSEKKREALYDEIMERAVATGIGVVSPARIDEINILQATYEAMRMAIGNLKVQPDLLLNDAVTIPEVEIPQVPIIKGDAKSVSIAAASIIAKVTRDRLMVEYDKVLPGYDFASNKGYGTKKHIEGLKELGPSPIHRRTFIKKYI; the protein is encoded by the coding sequence ATGAATAAACGAGAAGAAGAAAAACTAAAAAGGCAACAGGAAAAACTGAAAAAAGAACTGGAAAGAACAGAAGCAATGAGTGTTTATGAAAAAGAACACAGCGACTGCCAGTATATTTGCGGTATTGATGAAGTAGGCCGTGGGCCATTTGCAGGTCCGGTGGTGGCAGGTGCGGTTATCTTGCCAAAGGATGACCCGATTTTGTATCTGAATGATTCAAAGAAACTTTCAGAGAAAAAAAGAGAGGCATTGTACGATGAGATTATGGAACGTGCTGTTGCAACGGGAATCGGTGTTGTAAGTCCGGCAAGAATTGATGAGATCAATATTTTGCAGGCTACTTATGAGGCGATGCGTATGGCAATCGGCAATCTAAAGGTGCAGCCGGATCTTTTGTTGAATGATGCAGTAACAATACCGGAGGTAGAGATCCCACAGGTGCCGATCATTAAAGGTGATGCCAAGAGCGTGTCTATTGCGGCGGCAAGTATCATTGCAAAAGTAACAAGAGACCGGCTGATGGTGGAGTATGATAAAGTACTTCCGGGGTATGATTTCGCAAGTAATAAAGGGTATGGAACGAAGAAGCATATTGAGGGGCTGAAAGAACTGGGACCATCTCCGATACACAGAAGGACTTTTATAAAGAAATATATATAA
- the lepB gene encoding signal peptidase I, protein MARRSREDAEESILRELGGWIVYILLIIGLTYFIITFVGQRTRVSGSSMETTLQNGDNLIVDKISYRFRDPKRYDIIVFPYKYEENTYYIKRIIGMPGETVQIKDGYVYIDGERLLSDIYGNELIKDPQTAADPITLKENEYFVMGDNRNHSMDSRDPSVGVLTKEDLIGRAWVRIYPFDNIGVIRHE, encoded by the coding sequence ATGGCTAGACGTTCAAGAGAAGATGCAGAAGAAAGCATTTTGAGAGAGCTTGGAGGATGGATTGTCTATATTCTGCTGATCATAGGGTTAACGTATTTTATCATAACATTTGTAGGGCAGAGAACAAGAGTGAGTGGATCTTCCATGGAGACAACGTTGCAAAACGGGGATAATCTGATCGTGGATAAGATCAGTTACCGCTTCCGTGATCCGAAACGTTATGACATTATTGTATTTCCGTACAAATACGAAGAAAATACATATTATATCAAACGTATCATCGGAATGCCGGGAGAGACTGTGCAGATAAAAGACGGATATGTATACATTGACGGAGAGAGGCTTTTGAGCGATATCTATGGAAATGAATTGATCAAAGATCCACAGACTGCCGCAGATCCGATTACATTAAAAGAAAATGAGTATTTTGTTATGGGAGATAATCGTAACCATAGTATGGACAGCAGGGATCCAAGTGTAGGCGTACTGACAAAAGAAGATCTGATTGGCAGGGCATGGGTAAGAATTTATCCATTTGACAATATAGGAGTGATCCGTCATGAATAA
- the ylqF gene encoding ribosome biogenesis GTPase YlqF — MHFQWYPGHMTKAKRMMQENIKLIDLVIELVDARVPISSRNPDIDELGKNKARLILLNKSDLAEDKWNDAWSEYFREKGFSVVKVNSKKGGGIKSINGVIQEACKEKIERDRKRGILNRPVRAMVVGIPNVGKSTFINALAGKACAKTGNKPGVTKGKQWIRLNKNVELLDTPGILWPRFEDQAVGLKLAFIGSIKDEILQTEELAAELVKFMNENYPGVLENKYNVEEDTDPYGMLEKIAESRHCLVRGNELDTEKASVLLMDDFRNGRLGKLTLEYPDAY, encoded by the coding sequence ATGCATTTTCAATGGTATCCTGGGCACATGACGAAAGCAAAACGCATGATGCAGGAAAATATCAAATTAATAGATCTGGTTATTGAACTGGTTGATGCCAGAGTTCCGATCAGCAGCAGAAATCCGGATATTGATGAACTGGGAAAGAATAAAGCAAGATTGATCCTTTTAAATAAGTCAGATCTGGCAGAAGATAAGTGGAATGATGCCTGGTCAGAATATTTTCGTGAAAAAGGATTCTCTGTTGTGAAGGTAAATTCCAAGAAAGGCGGCGGGATCAAATCTATCAATGGTGTGATCCAGGAAGCATGTAAAGAAAAGATTGAAAGAGACAGAAAGCGTGGGATTTTGAATCGTCCGGTCAGAGCTATGGTAGTGGGAATTCCGAATGTAGGAAAATCAACATTTATCAATGCACTTGCGGGAAAGGCATGTGCAAAAACCGGTAACAAACCGGGAGTGACAAAAGGAAAGCAGTGGATCAGACTGAATAAAAATGTGGAGCTTCTGGATACACCGGGAATCCTGTGGCCAAGATTTGAAGATCAGGCAGTAGGCCTGAAACTGGCATTTATCGGATCGATCAAAGATGAGATCCTTCAGACAGAAGAACTTGCGGCAGAACTTGTAAAGTTTATGAATGAAAATTATCCGGGAGTACTTGAGAATAAATATAATGTAGAAGAAGACACGGATCCATACGGAATGCTGGAAAAAATTGCAGAGAGCAGACATTGTCTGGTTCGTGGAAATGAACTGGATACAGAAAAAGCTTCGGTTCTTCTGATGGATGACTTCCGCAACGGACGTTTGGGCAAACTGACACTGGAGTACCCGGATGCATATTAA
- the lepB gene encoding signal peptidase I, with translation MRRRSNLDFEKRRRSRKTGYRRRKAKKKGFGNLPKAKKKIHLNLEMIASTFTWIFKIVVTCLVAFVAVWYWGQRVSTVGDSMSPVLKNADVVLVNRIVYNASSPKRGDVIVFKPKGNENSHYYTKRIVGLPGETVQIVENQVYINGKKLEEDYKTTKIDTAGIAGEKLKLGGDEYFVLGDNRKNSEDSRSADIGKVKRSYIYGKAWFVASPKKDWGFVK, from the coding sequence ATGAGACGCAGAAGTAATCTGGATTTTGAAAAAAGAAGAAGATCCCGGAAAACCGGTTATCGCAGACGCAAAGCAAAGAAAAAAGGCTTCGGAAATCTTCCAAAAGCAAAGAAAAAGATACATCTTAATCTTGAAATGATCGCTTCTACATTTACCTGGATTTTTAAGATCGTGGTCACCTGTCTGGTGGCATTTGTTGCTGTGTGGTACTGGGGACAACGGGTCAGTACGGTAGGAGATTCCATGAGTCCGGTGCTTAAGAATGCAGATGTAGTACTGGTAAACCGGATTGTGTACAATGCTTCTTCACCGAAAAGGGGAGATGTTATCGTGTTCAAACCGAAAGGCAATGAGAATTCGCATTATTATACCAAAAGGATTGTCGGACTTCCGGGCGAGACGGTACAGATTGTGGAGAATCAGGTCTATATTAACGGTAAAAAACTGGAAGAAGATTATAAAACAACAAAAATAGATACAGCTGGAATTGCCGGTGAGAAGTTGAAACTTGGCGGTGATGAATATTTTGTTCTGGGAGATAACAGAAAAAACAGTGAGGACAGCCGTAGTGCCGATATAGGAAAAGTAAAACGTTCTTATATATATGGAAAGGCATGGTTTGTGGCATCCCCGAAAAAAGACTGGGGATTTGTGAAATAG
- the rplS gene encoding 50S ribosomal protein L19 — protein sequence MNDIIKNIEAAQLKEVAPEFHVGDTVKVYGKIKEGNRERVQVFEGTVLKRQGGGARETFTVRKFSNGIGVEKTWPVHSPNVEKIEVVRRGKVRRAKLNYLRDRVGKKAKVKELVK from the coding sequence ATGAACGATATTATTAAGAACATTGAAGCTGCTCAGTTAAAAGAAGTAGCACCAGAATTTCACGTAGGAGATACTGTTAAAGTTTACGGAAAGATCAAAGAAGGAAACCGTGAAAGAGTACAGGTTTTCGAAGGAACAGTCCTGAAGAGACAGGGTGGCGGAGCAAGAGAAACATTTACAGTTAGAAAGTTTTCTAACGGAATCGGTGTTGAGAAGACTTGGCCGGTACACTCACCAAACGTTGAGAAGATCGAAGTAGTAAGAAGAGGTAAAGTAAGAAGAGCAAAACTGAACTACTTAAGAGACCGCGTTGGTAAGAAAGCTAAAGTTAAAGAATTAGTAAAATAA
- the trmD gene encoding tRNA (guanosine(37)-N1)-methyltransferase TrmD gives MNFYIMTLFPEMVMDGLNTSIIGRAVNKGLLSIEALNIRDYAFNKHHSVDDYPYGGGAGMLMQAEPVYQCYDALARQITERKAKATEEKLASGEKKEMSGEQKRTRVIYLSPQGKTFNQSMAEEFAQEEDLVFLCGHYEGIDERVLEEIVTDYVSIGDYVLTGGELPAMIMIDAISRLVPGVLHNDVSAEFESFQDNLLEYPQYSRPEVWHDRKVPEILMSGHHANIEKWRREQSVIRTAKNRPDLLEKAELTEKEKKLAEEVQKEVKKSL, from the coding sequence ATGAATTTTTATATTATGACGTTATTTCCGGAGATGGTTATGGATGGATTGAATACCAGCATCATCGGACGTGCGGTAAATAAAGGGCTTCTGTCTATAGAGGCATTAAATATCAGAGATTATGCATTTAACAAGCATCACAGCGTGGATGATTATCCGTATGGCGGAGGTGCAGGTATGCTGATGCAGGCAGAACCGGTGTATCAGTGCTATGATGCACTGGCAAGGCAGATTACGGAAAGAAAGGCAAAAGCCACAGAAGAAAAGCTGGCATCTGGTGAGAAGAAAGAGATGTCAGGAGAGCAGAAGCGTACCAGAGTCATCTATCTGTCTCCGCAGGGAAAGACATTCAACCAGTCCATGGCAGAGGAATTTGCACAGGAAGAAGATCTGGTATTTTTGTGCGGTCATTACGAAGGCATTGATGAACGTGTGTTGGAAGAGATCGTTACAGATTATGTATCTATCGGAGATTATGTCCTGACAGGAGGTGAGCTTCCGGCAATGATCATGATCGATGCGATATCCCGGCTGGTTCCGGGGGTACTTCATAATGATGTGTCCGCCGAGTTCGAGAGCTTTCAGGATAATCTGCTGGAATATCCGCAATATTCCAGACCGGAAGTATGGCATGACAGAAAAGTGCCGGAGATACTGATGTCCGGGCATCATGCCAATATTGAAAAATGGAGACGTGAACAGTCTGTGATCCGCACTGCAAAGAACCGGCCGGATCTGCTTGAAAAAGCCGAACTTACAGAAAAAGAAAAAAAACTGGCCGAAGAAGTGCAAAAAGAAGTAAAAAAATCCTTGTAA
- the rimM gene encoding ribosome maturation factor RimM (Essential for efficient processing of 16S rRNA) translates to MEELLQVGVITSTHGVRGEVKVFPTTDDPNRFKSLKHVLLDTGREKKSLEVQGVKFFKQFVILKFKGIDNINDIERYKRCPLLVERKDAVELEEDEYFIADMIGIEVVTEDDKPFGTLKDVMETGANDVYVIDTDEHGEVLVPAIRECILDVDIENQKMKIHLMDGLI, encoded by the coding sequence ATGGAAGAATTATTACAGGTAGGTGTCATTACTTCGACACACGGAGTGCGTGGGGAAGTTAAAGTATTTCCGACCACAGATGACCCGAATCGTTTTAAATCGTTAAAACATGTACTGTTAGACACCGGAAGAGAGAAAAAATCTCTGGAAGTCCAGGGTGTCAAATTCTTTAAGCAGTTTGTAATCCTGAAGTTCAAGGGAATTGATAATATTAATGATATTGAGCGTTATAAAAGATGTCCACTTCTTGTAGAACGTAAAGATGCGGTGGAACTGGAAGAGGATGAATACTTTATCGCCGATATGATCGGAATCGAGGTCGTAACAGAGGATGATAAACCGTTCGGAACATTAAAAGATGTTATGGAGACCGGTGCAAATGATGTCTATGTGATCGATACAGATGAACACGGCGAGGTATTGGTTCCGGCGATCCGCGAATGTATCCTGGATGTTGATATAGAAAATCAGAAGATGAAGATCCATCTGATGGATGGTCTGATCTAG
- a CDS encoding KH domain-containing protein: protein MKELVEVIAKALVDDPESVVVNEREEKKTTVLEVRVAESDMGKVIGKQGRIAKAIRSVVKAAAAKEDKKVIVDIMD from the coding sequence ATGAAGGAATTAGTTGAAGTAATTGCGAAAGCATTAGTCGACGATCCAGAAAGCGTTGTTGTAAATGAACGCGAAGAGAAGAAGACGACAGTTCTGGAAGTACGAGTTGCTGAATCTGATATGGGTAAAGTAATCGGAAAACAGGGCCGCATTGCAAAGGCAATCCGTTCAGTCGTGAAAGCCGCAGCAGCAAAGGAAGATAAGAAAGTTATCGTAGATATCATGGACTAA
- the rpsP gene encoding 30S ribosomal protein S16 — MAVKMRLRRMGQKKAPFYRIIVADSRSPRDGRFIDEIGTYDPNCDPSVIKVDEEAAKKWLANGAQPTEAVAKILKAAGIEK; from the coding sequence ATGGCAGTAAAAATGAGATTAAGAAGAATGGGACAGAAGAAGGCTCCTTTCTATAGAATCATCGTAGCAGATTCTAGATCACCAAGAGACGGAAGATTCATCGACGAGATCGGAACATACGATCCGAACTGTGATCCAAGTGTAATCAAAGTTGACGAAGAAGCAGCTAAGAAATGGCTTGCTAACGGAGCTCAGCCTACAGAAGCAGTTGCAAAGATCTTAAAGGCAGCAGGCATCGAAAAATAA
- the ffh gene encoding signal recognition particle protein, which produces MAFDSLTEKLQNVFKNLRSKGRLTEDDVKEALKEIKRALLAADVNFKVVKDFIKSVQERAIGQDVMNGLNPGQMVIKIVNEELINLMGSETTEIKLQPGKAITVIMMAGLQGAGKTTTTAKLAGKFKLKGKKPLLVACDVYRPAAIKQLQVNGEKQGVEVFSMGENHKPANIAKAAIEHAQKNGNDLVILDTAGRLHIDEDMMAELEEIKEEVEVHQTILVIDAMTGQDAVNVAKEFNEKVGIDGVIVTKLDGDTRGGAALSVKAVTGKPILYVGMGEKLSDLEQFYPDRMASRILGMGDVLSLIEKAEAEIDEEKAREMTQKLKKNQFDFDDYLESIKQMKNMGGLGNIMNMLPGLGGMGGKMKGLDDEQTAEAERKMGRMEAIIHSMTPAERANPDILSPSRKHRIAKGAGVDISEVNRMIKQFNEMKKLMKQFGKPGKKKKFGFPF; this is translated from the coding sequence ATGGCATTTGACAGTTTGACAGAAAAACTTCAAAATGTATTTAAAAACCTGAGAAGCAAAGGACGTCTGACAGAGGATGATGTCAAAGAAGCTTTAAAAGAGATCAAACGTGCATTACTTGCGGCGGATGTTAACTTTAAAGTGGTAAAAGACTTCATTAAGAGCGTACAGGAACGCGCGATCGGTCAGGATGTCATGAACGGTCTGAACCCGGGGCAGATGGTGATCAAGATTGTAAATGAAGAACTGATCAATCTGATGGGATCTGAGACCACAGAGATTAAGCTTCAGCCTGGAAAAGCCATCACAGTTATCATGATGGCAGGTCTTCAGGGAGCAGGTAAGACAACCACGACAGCAAAGCTTGCCGGAAAGTTCAAGTTAAAGGGCAAGAAACCGCTGCTGGTCGCATGTGATGTCTACAGACCGGCTGCGATCAAGCAGTTACAGGTCAACGGTGAGAAGCAGGGTGTGGAAGTCTTCTCCATGGGAGAAAACCACAAGCCGGCGAACATCGCCAAGGCAGCGATCGAACATGCGCAGAAGAATGGCAACGACCTCGTGATCCTCGATACAGCCGGACGACTTCATATTGATGAAGACATGATGGCTGAGCTTGAAGAGATCAAAGAAGAAGTAGAAGTACATCAGACCATACTCGTCATTGATGCAATGACCGGACAGGATGCCGTAAATGTGGCAAAAGAGTTCAATGAAAAGGTCGGCATCGATGGTGTGATCGTTACGAAATTAGACGGTGACACAAGAGGTGGTGCGGCGCTGTCCGTAAAGGCAGTTACCGGAAAGCCGATCCTGTATGTAGGTATGGGAGAGAAGCTTTCAGATCTGGAACAGTTCTATCCGGATCGTATGGCATCGAGAATCCTGGGAATGGGAGATGTCCTGTCGCTTATCGAAAAGGCGGAAGCCGAGATCGATGAAGAAAAAGCCAGAGAGATGACCCAGAAGCTTAAGAAGAACCAGTTTGATTTTGACGATTATCTGGAAAGTATCAAGCAGATGAAGAACATGGGTGGTCTTGGAAATATTATGAACATGCTGCCGGGCCTTGGAGGTATGGGCGGTAAGATGAAGGGATTAGACGACGAGCAGACGGCAGAAGCCGAGAGGAAGATGGGAAGAATGGAAGCAATCATTCATTCCATGACACCGGCGGAAAGAGCCAATCCGGATATCCTTTCTCCATCCAGAAAGCACAGAATTGCCAAAGGTGCAGGGGTGGACATCAGCGAAGTGAACCGTATGATCAAGCAGTTCAACGAGATGAAAAAACTGATGAAACAATTTGGCAAGCCGGGAAAGAAGAAGAAATTCGGATTTCCGTTCTAA
- the ylxM gene encoding YlxM family DNA-binding protein, whose amino-acid sequence MNEILEQALLYDFYGELLTDHQKEVYEQFVLEDLSLGEIAREEGISRQGVHDLVKRCSQTLKGYEEKLHLVEKFVSIREKVKQIDELLDGYEKENAEKLVADIRKISDEIIEEL is encoded by the coding sequence ATGAATGAAATATTAGAACAGGCATTATTATATGATTTTTATGGAGAACTACTTACCGATCATCAGAAAGAAGTGTATGAACAGTTTGTTCTTGAGGACCTATCACTTGGCGAGATCGCAAGAGAAGAGGGAATCAGCAGACAGGGCGTACATGACCTGGTAAAGAGATGTTCCCAGACACTGAAAGGCTACGAAGAGAAACTTCATCTGGTAGAGAAGTTCGTGTCGATCAGAGAAAAAGTAAAGCAGATTGATGAATTGCTGGACGGATATGAAAAGGAGAATGCGGAAAAGTTAGTTGCAGACATCCGGAAGATATCCGATGAAATTATAGAGGAGTTATAG
- a CDS encoding DnaJ domain-containing protein produces the protein MAKKNYYKILGVSRTASPEEISAAKNRLAKKYHPDANMKDGIDTTKKMQRILEAYRILSDPKKRASYDRKVFGKPSSDSDRNFDLFNLHNNIEETDPVIGTPFVNYWRAADSLYDITLESEQLFKDKNKENTRSARLSDLAAQALSYAVTLREAEIPEKYWLPAIMDWLLFTWYKNRNLPVSYLLKLYDEYSKKELNGFKRVKIQKEQLHFQHSLKRLVNYG, from the coding sequence ATGGCAAAAAAGAATTATTACAAGATACTTGGTGTGTCACGAACAGCTTCTCCTGAAGAGATTTCTGCTGCCAAGAACAGACTTGCAAAAAAATATCATCCCGATGCCAACATGAAGGATGGTATCGATACAACTAAGAAAATGCAGCGTATTCTGGAAGCTTACCGAATACTTTCCGACCCAAAGAAGCGTGCTTCCTATGACCGCAAAGTATTCGGAAAGCCATCGTCAGACTCTGACCGGAATTTCGATCTGTTCAACCTGCATAATAATATAGAAGAAACAGATCCGGTCATCGGTACACCATTCGTGAATTACTGGCGGGCGGCAGACTCCTTATACGATATCACTTTAGAAAGCGAACAACTTTTCAAAGATAAGAATAAAGAAAATACACGATCGGCCCGCTTGTCAGACCTGGCAGCCCAGGCACTTAGCTATGCCGTAACCCTGCGCGAAGCCGAGATTCCTGAAAAGTACTGGCTGCCCGCGATCATGGACTGGCTGCTTTTCACCTGGTACAAGAACAGAAATCTTCCGGTATCTTATTTATTGAAACTTTACGATGAATATTCAAAAAAAGAACTCAACGGATTCAAACGTGTAAAAATCCAAAAAGAGCAGCTTCATTTCCAGCATTCTTTAAAACGGCTGGTTAATTACGGATAA
- a CDS encoding acyl-CoA thioesterase, translating to MEIESRKVSDSIVETVHMVRPQHLNASDRLFGGALMQWIDEVAGMVAKRHTRRNVITASVDSLSFLRGAYVKDTVVIIGKVTYVGNTSMEVKVDTYVEALSGERTPINHAYFTMVALDKNDKPVRVPRLDLETEEEKEEWEKGEKRRELRMMRKEEGL from the coding sequence GTGGAAATAGAAAGCAGAAAGGTATCGGATTCAATCGTGGAGACAGTCCATATGGTAAGGCCGCAACATTTGAATGCGTCAGACCGTTTGTTCGGAGGAGCACTTATGCAGTGGATCGATGAAGTGGCGGGTATGGTGGCAAAACGTCACACAAGAAGAAATGTAATTACGGCATCTGTAGACAGCTTAAGTTTCCTGCGCGGTGCATATGTCAAAGATACAGTTGTGATCATAGGAAAGGTAACCTATGTCGGTAATACATCCATGGAAGTAAAGGTGGATACGTATGTAGAAGCGTTAAGTGGGGAGCGTACACCGATTAATCATGCGTATTTTACAATGGTAGCATTGGATAAGAATGACAAACCGGTCAGGGTGCCAAGACTGGACCTTGAGACGGAAGAAGAAAAAGAAGAATGGGAAAAGGGAGAAAAGAGAAGAGAACTCCGTATGATGCGCAAAGAAGAAGGGCTTTAA